In one window of Leptospira sp. WS92.C1 DNA:
- a CDS encoding glycosyltransferase family 2 protein, with amino-acid sequence MKVSIVIPCYNEKNTIRNILETVKKVPIKNKEIILVDDCSKDGTRDLLQTPALKKLADQIIFHEVNQGKGAALRTGFKAAKGDIVIVQDADLEYDPFEIPEVIDPIYKGKADVVFGSRFLSGRPHRVVYYWHRLGNMILTTLSNMFTNINLTDMETCYKAFRREIIQSVEIKENRFGFEPEITAKISKIPDIRIFEVGISYYGRTYAEGKKIGWKDGFRAIYCILRYNLFS; translated from the coding sequence ATGAAAGTTTCCATTGTCATTCCTTGTTATAACGAAAAAAATACGATTCGTAACATTTTGGAAACCGTCAAAAAAGTTCCGATCAAAAATAAGGAAATCATTCTTGTGGACGATTGTTCCAAAGACGGAACAAGAGATCTTCTCCAAACCCCTGCGCTCAAAAAACTGGCGGACCAAATCATCTTTCACGAAGTAAATCAGGGCAAAGGGGCCGCATTACGTACCGGTTTCAAAGCGGCAAAAGGAGACATCGTAATCGTCCAAGACGCGGACCTCGAATATGATCCGTTTGAAATTCCCGAAGTTATCGATCCGATCTACAAAGGAAAAGCGGACGTGGTTTTCGGAAGCCGTTTCTTGAGCGGACGTCCTCATCGAGTTGTCTACTACTGGCATCGTCTTGGAAACATGATACTCACAACACTTTCCAATATGTTTACCAATATCAATCTCACGGATATGGAAACGTGTTATAAGGCGTTTCGAAGAGAGATCATTCAATCCGTCGAGATCAAAGAAAATCGTTTCGGATTCGAACCTGAAATCACCGCAAAGATATCTAAGATTCCTGATATTCGCATCTTTGAGGTCGGAATTTCGTATTACGGAAGAACTTACGCCGAGGGAAAAAAAATCGGTTGGAAGGACGGATTTCGCGCAATCTATTGCATTTTGCGATACAACTTGTTTTCGTAA
- the rpsT gene encoding 30S ribosomal protein S20 yields MANIKSSKKDIRRTKRRNAANSQNRSRLRTQAKKVLKAIKEKDQNGAKALFVEYTSLLDKAAKTNLIHFKNADRKKSRMAKRLNAVSATA; encoded by the coding sequence TTGGCTAATATCAAGTCTTCAAAAAAGGACATTCGGAGAACAAAACGCAGAAATGCGGCAAATTCTCAAAACAGGTCCAGGCTCAGAACGCAGGCTAAAAAAGTTCTGAAAGCCATCAAAGAAAAAGACCAAAACGGCGCGAAAGCTCTATTTGTAGAGTATACCTCGCTTTTGGACAAAGCCGCAAAAACGAATCTGATTCATTTCAAAAACGCAGATAGAAAAAAAAGCAGAATGGCGAAACGCCTGAATGCGGTATCTGCAACAGCTTAA
- the glmM gene encoding phosphoglucosamine mutase, giving the protein MNTQSPVFNHPDLMVSVSGIRGIIPTGLSPEVIFDSLRAFGTWIEGAKIVIGRDSRPSGPYIENIALGLMQGMGKDILQLGIVPTPTVKAVVNLSKAGGGIMISASHNPIVWNAFKFVGPGGFFTGAADLEQILETIRNHSYRPIQYKPSSKIVSGKEWCERHIESVLKRVNVAAIRKKKYKVLVDAVNGAGSSLVPELLERLGCKPILLHCSPDGTFPRPPEPTPEALKQTSRKMKSSGADIGFALDPDADRLVVLTPKKGAISEEYTLPLSFLSLALGKFPKKSSMIVNLSTSFINEFVAANYGVPVFRSKVGEANVVSEMLRQKSIFGGEGNGGVIDPAIASFGRDSLSGIAHILNVMAATGKKIDSILEALPAVHMQKTSFKIAGKNLQDIYSKFQGEFSNFSEETLDGLRLASEDSWIHIRPSNTEPIIRVIGEARTKKDLNSLLDRAGSLMENA; this is encoded by the coding sequence ATGAATACTCAAAGCCCCGTATTCAATCATCCTGACCTGATGGTTTCTGTTTCCGGGATTCGAGGAATCATACCTACCGGGCTTTCTCCCGAAGTCATTTTTGATTCTCTCCGAGCTTTTGGCACCTGGATCGAGGGGGCAAAGATCGTAATCGGGAGAGATTCCCGCCCATCCGGCCCTTATATCGAAAATATCGCACTCGGTTTGATGCAGGGAATGGGGAAGGACATCCTACAACTCGGTATTGTTCCGACTCCCACCGTAAAAGCAGTGGTCAATCTTTCCAAAGCCGGTGGGGGAATCATGATCAGCGCCTCCCACAATCCGATCGTATGGAACGCGTTTAAGTTTGTGGGTCCGGGCGGATTTTTTACCGGGGCTGCGGATTTAGAACAAATCTTAGAAACGATTCGAAATCATTCTTATCGACCGATTCAATACAAACCTTCCTCCAAGATCGTTTCCGGAAAGGAGTGGTGCGAACGACATATCGAATCCGTACTCAAACGAGTCAACGTTGCCGCGATCCGCAAAAAAAAATACAAGGTTCTCGTGGATGCTGTCAACGGAGCCGGAAGTTCTTTAGTTCCGGAACTTCTGGAACGTTTGGGATGCAAGCCCATTCTTTTGCACTGTAGCCCGGACGGAACCTTTCCGAGACCTCCGGAACCGACCCCCGAGGCTCTCAAACAAACTTCTCGCAAGATGAAGTCTTCCGGCGCGGATATCGGTTTTGCTTTGGACCCGGACGCGGATCGTCTTGTAGTTCTGACTCCCAAAAAAGGAGCGATTTCCGAAGAATATACGCTTCCTCTTAGCTTTCTTTCTTTGGCCTTGGGTAAATTTCCCAAGAAGTCGAGTATGATCGTGAACTTATCCACGAGCTTTATCAACGAATTTGTGGCTGCGAACTACGGTGTTCCTGTTTTTCGTTCTAAGGTCGGAGAAGCAAACGTCGTCTCCGAAATGTTGAGACAGAAATCGATCTTTGGCGGAGAAGGAAACGGTGGAGTCATCGACCCGGCGATCGCCTCCTTTGGAAGAGATTCCTTATCCGGGATCGCTCATATCTTAAACGTGATGGCTGCGACCGGAAAGAAGATCGATTCTATCTTAGAAGCGTTGCCCGCGGTTCATATGCAGAAAACCAGTTTTAAAATTGCGGGAAAAAATCTTCAGGACATTTACTCCAAGTTCCAGGGGGAATTTTCCAACTTCTCCGAGGAGACTTTGGACGGTCTTCGTTTGGCCTCGGAAGATTCTTGGATTCACATTCGACCCTCCAATACGGAGCCGATCATTCGAGTGATCGGCGAGGCTCGGACCAAAAAAGACCTGAATTCTCTGCTCGACCGTGCGGGAAGCCTCATGGAGAATGCCTGA
- a CDS encoding sterol desaturase family protein gives MIDFLRYFVFASIAFITLYIWKHPFQHRKIQSKNAKSSQFRKEFLYSVSSVIVYTTITLIVLVFRKYGYFKFYDRIEDYGWDYFLLSIFLILVIQDFYFYWTHRLMHTRLFFKAFHKIHHESITPSPWTAYSFSPWEALIHGMIMPIVVSLFPVHTFALLIFMTFQIIRNVLGHSGYEMFPSWLLTNRILKYINTNTNHDMHHQYFRYNFGLYFTIWDEIFGTIHPDYEETYKKITERESQIIQEEVEIGSN, from the coding sequence ATGATCGATTTTCTCAGATACTTCGTGTTTGCCAGCATCGCATTTATCACGTTGTATATTTGGAAACATCCCTTTCAACATAGAAAAATTCAAAGTAAAAACGCGAAATCGTCTCAGTTTCGAAAAGAATTTTTATATTCCGTCTCTTCGGTCATTGTATATACAACGATAACTTTGATCGTTTTGGTTTTTCGAAAATACGGATATTTTAAATTCTATGATAGAATCGAAGACTACGGCTGGGATTATTTTCTTTTGAGCATATTTCTAATTTTAGTAATCCAAGATTTTTATTTTTATTGGACTCATCGTTTGATGCATACGCGTTTGTTCTTTAAAGCGTTTCATAAAATTCATCATGAATCGATCACACCTTCTCCTTGGACCGCGTATTCGTTTAGTCCCTGGGAGGCTCTCATTCATGGAATGATCATGCCGATTGTGGTATCCTTATTTCCGGTTCATACGTTTGCTCTTTTGATTTTTATGACGTTTCAGATCATCAGAAACGTCTTGGGGCACAGCGGTTATGAAATGTTCCCGAGCTGGCTTTTGACCAATCGAATTTTGAAGTATATCAATACGAATACCAATCATGATATGCATCACCAATACTTTCGGTATAATTTCGGACTTTATTTTACGATTTGGGATGAAATATTCGGAACGATTCATCCCGATTACGAAGAAACATATAAAAAGATAACGGAAAGAGAATCACAGATTATTCAGGAAGAAGTGGAAATAGGATCGAATTGA
- a CDS encoding helix-turn-helix domain-containing protein, giving the protein MFDLISFIYILKAVTIVQLGFLILNFLVRVRITYQTFLGSLFLLSLIAYFICPMLSHTEVNFVLFLFIHFGCFSVSILFYLFVSSLFMDRFKLKIWHGALFIFINLFCFYIFILSDLRNETSILSQILFSAPQLIYLGLILFTLGSVLKDKNIDLMESRREFRSIFVSITGIYAIFVVLLEVIIKSSNYSIELDFLNSLFIFILVFFFSYRLFTFRENTFLVSEAKEEEPIDESLLKKLNALLNNEKIYLKENLTILKLARQLNAQEKRVRRLINQGLGYKNFNEFLNHYRIQEAKAILADSTKGDLQVLRIAMDLGYGSLAPFNRAFREIVGMTPSDFRKQNLSQNAK; this is encoded by the coding sequence ATGTTTGATTTGATCAGTTTTATTTACATCCTAAAGGCTGTTACGATCGTACAATTGGGTTTTCTAATTTTAAACTTTTTAGTTAGAGTTAGGATTACATATCAGACCTTCTTAGGGAGTCTGTTCCTTTTAAGTTTAATCGCTTATTTTATATGTCCAATGTTAAGCCATACCGAAGTGAATTTTGTTCTATTTTTGTTTATTCATTTCGGCTGTTTTTCAGTTTCTATTTTATTTTATCTTTTTGTCTCCAGTCTGTTTATGGACCGATTTAAATTAAAAATTTGGCATGGAGCTCTGTTTATTTTTATCAATTTGTTTTGTTTCTATATTTTTATTCTCTCAGATCTAAGAAATGAAACTTCCATTCTATCTCAGATTCTTTTCAGCGCACCGCAGTTGATTTATTTAGGACTGATTCTTTTTACTTTAGGAAGCGTTTTAAAGGATAAAAATATAGATCTTATGGAATCCAGAAGGGAATTCCGGAGTATTTTCGTTTCGATCACTGGAATATACGCCATATTCGTAGTTCTACTCGAAGTGATTATCAAGAGTTCCAATTATTCAATCGAATTAGATTTTTTAAATTCGCTTTTCATTTTCATCCTTGTATTCTTTTTTTCGTATCGACTGTTTACATTTAGAGAGAACACCTTCCTGGTTTCCGAGGCAAAAGAAGAAGAACCGATAGATGAAAGTCTACTCAAGAAACTGAATGCTTTGTTAAACAATGAAAAAATCTATCTAAAAGAGAATTTAACAATTTTAAAACTTGCACGACAATTGAATGCACAAGAAAAGAGGGTTAGAAGATTGATCAACCAAGGTCTTGGATACAAAAACTTTAACGAGTTCTTGAATCATTATAGAATTCAAGAAGCAAAAGCAATCTTAGCCGACTCGACAAAAGGCGATTTACAAGTCTTACGAATTGCAATGGATCTAGGTTACGGTTCTCTTGCTCCTTTTAATCGTGCGTTCAGAGAAATTGTCGGAATGACTCCTTCCGACTTCAGGAAACAGAACCTATCTCAAAATGCCAAATGA
- a CDS encoding class I SAM-dependent methyltransferase translates to MPEVEYWDSLFNVSLILERMELLQDIGTIVEFGSGYGTFTLPLARNRKNRIIAFEIETDLVQNLREKAKQEGLDQIISTEKDIIGQGTSLTSDSVDYVMIFNLLHHDDPITILEEAYRILKPRGFAGLVHWNYDPNTPRGPKMEIRPKPEEIYNWAKKAKFQIEFTMPIDLPPYHYGFLAKKESAAGKG, encoded by the coding sequence GTCGAGTATTGGGATAGTCTTTTCAACGTGTCCCTGATTTTGGAACGAATGGAATTGTTACAAGATATCGGAACGATTGTGGAATTCGGTTCTGGATACGGAACGTTTACATTGCCTTTAGCAAGAAACCGTAAGAATCGAATCATTGCTTTTGAAATTGAAACTGATTTAGTCCAAAACTTGCGTGAAAAAGCAAAACAAGAAGGTTTGGATCAAATCATTTCCACGGAAAAAGACATTATAGGACAAGGGACTTCCCTTACTTCCGATTCCGTAGATTATGTTATGATCTTCAATCTGTTACATCATGACGATCCTATCACAATTCTTGAAGAAGCGTACAGGATCCTAAAGCCAAGAGGCTTTGCGGGTCTTGTTCATTGGAACTATGATCCGAACACACCTCGTGGTCCTAAAATGGAGATTCGCCCCAAACCCGAGGAGATTTACAATTGGGCAAAAAAAGCAAAATTTCAAATTGAATTCACTATGCCCATTGATTTACCTCCTTACCACTATGGCTTTCTTGCGAAAAAAGAAAGCGCAGCAGGAAAAGGCTGA